The following coding sequences lie in one Oncorhynchus masou masou isolate Uvic2021 chromosome 20, UVic_Omas_1.1, whole genome shotgun sequence genomic window:
- the LOC135507201 gene encoding zinc finger protein 239-like produces MSSLSYSPAKEEAVFWTEKEVLPKEEEEEKDVSIQKQVEGEAVTVKEEEKDVSVEEMEDSFRLKEEEAEMTVTSVKEEEEEEDTGHLGPVSQTHLKASYDSNDELSRKMVLRNWAVINTRERRDYRGSSGEPQQHHEADEAEKSPSRSEHLKKHQWRPTGKKSHCCSDCGKSYLRSNSLKVQMRIHTGEKSYSCGQCGKSFTTSSHRIAHQRTHTGEKSYSCDQCGKSFTQSSSLLSHQRKHTGEKSYSCYQCGKSFTQSSNLVSHQRTHTGEKPYSCEQCGKNFTTSSHLIVHQRTHTGEKSYSCEQCGKNFTTSSHLIVHQRTHTGEKSYSCEQCGKRYSDK; encoded by the exons atgagttcactaagTTACTCTCCTGCTAAAGAAGAGGCGGTTttctggacggagaaagaagttCTCccgaaagaggaggaggaagagaaggatgtttcaatacaaaaacaagtagagggtgaagctgttactgtgaaagaagaagagaaagacgtttcagtGGAAGAAATGGAAGACTCGTTCAGATTGaaagaggaggaggcggagatgactgtcacatcggtaaaggaggaggaggaagaagaggacacTGGAcatctgggcccggtttcccaaacgcATCTTAAGGCATCCTATGATTCTAACGATGAACTCAGCCGTAAGATGGTTTTGAGAAACTGGGCCGtgattaacacta gagagagacgtgactatcgtggatcctctggggagcctcaacaacatcatgaagctgacgaggcagagaagagtccCTCCCGATCAGAACACCTCAAGAAACACCAGTGGAGACCAACAGGGAAGAAatctcactgctgctctgactgtgggaagagttactTAAGATCAAATTCACTAAAAGTACAAATGAGAATTCACAccggagagaaatcttatagctgtggtcaatgtgggaagagttttactacatctagcCATAGGATtgcacaccagagaacacacacaggagagaaatcttatagctgtgatcaatgtgggaagagttttactcagtcaagCAGCCTGTTATCtcaccagagaaaacacacaggagagaaatcttacagctgttatcaatgtgggaagagttttactcagtcaagCAACCTtgtatcacaccagagaacacacacaggagagaaaccttatagttGTGAACAATGTGGGAAGAATTTTACTACATCCAGCCATCTGattgtacaccagagaacacacacaggagagaaatcttatagttGTGAACAATGTGGGAAGAATTTTACTACATCCAGCCATCTGattgtacaccagagaacacacacaggagagaaatcttatagctgtgaacaatgtgggaagagatactctgataaatga